The following coding sequences lie in one Thermosulfuriphilus ammonigenes genomic window:
- the mutL gene encoding DNA mismatch repair endonuclease MutL encodes MGKIKRLPQEIARKIAAGEVIERPASVVKELVENALDAGASRVEIDLDKGGKALIRVRDDGQGIPAEDLPLAVERHATSKIGSEADLEAIRTLGFRGEALAAIGSVSHLIITSRPPESPLGARVEVRFGQKSEVVEAGCPQGTVVEVADLFANLPARRRFLKSDRAETTRILETVKALSLAWEGVSFRLKGQGRLLLNLPREDLPDRLGRLLGLGKKDFLPLSLEKEGVKLFGFLSRPEKARHDPRSLYFYVLRRPVKSSLLARALNEATKGFFMSRSYPAGAIFLDLPPERIDVNVHPAKLEVRFRTEGQIFSLLHQAVRQALLEKSRLKAVETRPFTPQLEDIPLEGALESAASSKEAPVVAESTFNYHSPGPRPLGQILATYILCEGDEGLVIYDQHALHERILYEKLRRAVKEKGLAGEPLLFPVVFEAQAPIIEAAEEARRFLQRLGIEARPYGPGQIAVYSWPRGFLKEDIPRVVSDILGRLSQGRMPEGSLLHEILALLACRAAVKAGDHLTEAEMTELLKEAERFPSDYCPHGRPTSAYLKKMDLERLFRRK; translated from the coding sequence ATGGGGAAAATTAAACGTCTTCCCCAGGAGATAGCCCGAAAGATTGCCGCCGGCGAGGTAATCGAACGACCGGCCTCGGTGGTTAAGGAACTGGTGGAAAACGCCCTTGATGCCGGGGCCAGCAGAGTAGAGATAGATCTGGACAAGGGGGGTAAGGCCCTCATCAGGGTCCGTGACGACGGTCAGGGGATCCCGGCGGAGGATCTCCCCTTGGCCGTGGAACGGCACGCCACCAGCAAGATAGGCAGCGAGGCCGACCTGGAGGCCATAAGGACCCTGGGCTTTCGAGGTGAGGCCCTGGCGGCTATAGGGTCCGTCTCCCACCTTATCATCACCTCCAGACCACCAGAAAGCCCCCTTGGAGCCCGGGTTGAAGTCCGCTTCGGGCAAAAGAGTGAGGTTGTTGAGGCTGGCTGTCCCCAGGGCACCGTAGTCGAGGTGGCCGATCTTTTCGCCAACCTCCCGGCCCGGAGACGCTTTCTCAAAAGCGATCGGGCGGAGACCACCAGGATTCTGGAGACAGTGAAGGCCCTGTCTCTGGCCTGGGAGGGGGTCTCCTTCAGGCTAAAAGGCCAAGGGCGCCTCCTGCTTAACCTGCCTCGGGAGGATCTCCCCGACCGTCTGGGGCGTCTTCTTGGTCTTGGCAAAAAAGACTTCTTACCTCTTTCCCTGGAAAAAGAGGGGGTGAAACTCTTCGGGTTTCTTAGTCGGCCGGAGAAGGCCCGACATGATCCACGTAGTCTCTACTTCTATGTGCTTCGAAGGCCAGTAAAAAGTAGCCTTTTGGCCCGAGCCCTTAATGAGGCGACAAAGGGCTTTTTTATGAGCCGAAGCTATCCTGCCGGGGCCATTTTTCTTGACCTTCCCCCGGAAAGAATCGACGTCAATGTTCATCCGGCCAAACTGGAAGTTCGCTTCCGAACCGAAGGCCAGATCTTTTCCCTCCTTCATCAGGCTGTCCGTCAGGCCCTTTTAGAAAAGAGCCGCCTTAAGGCGGTTGAAACCCGGCCCTTCACCCCCCAGCTCGAGGATATCCCCTTAGAGGGAGCCCTGGAGTCCGCAGCTTCAAGCAAGGAAGCTCCCGTGGTGGCTGAGAGCACCTTTAACTATCACTCCCCCGGACCGCGTCCTTTAGGGCAGATCCTGGCTACCTACATTCTCTGTGAGGGAGACGAAGGACTGGTTATCTATGATCAGCACGCCCTTCATGAGCGCATCCTTTATGAAAAACTCCGGCGGGCGGTGAAGGAAAAGGGGCTGGCCGGAGAACCCCTTCTCTTTCCGGTCGTCTTTGAGGCCCAGGCCCCGATCATCGAAGCCGCCGAGGAGGCCCGGAGGTTTCTTCAGCGTTTGGGCATTGAGGCCCGCCCCTATGGGCCTGGACAGATAGCTGTCTATTCCTGGCCGCGGGGGTTCCTTAAGGAAGACATTCCCCGGGTGGTCAGCGATATTCTTGGCCGCCTATCCCAGGGGAGGATGCCAGAGGGCTCCCTGCTTCATGAGATCCTGGCCCTTCTGGCCTGTCGTGCGGCAGTTAAGGCCGGCGACCACCTGACCGAGGCCGAAATGACCGAGCTTTTGAAGGAGGCAGAGCGTTTCCCCTCTGACTACTGCCCTCACGGTCGCCCAACCTCAGCCTACCTGAAAAAGATGGATTTGGAGAGGCTCTTCAGACGGAAATGA